One window of the Triticum dicoccoides isolate Atlit2015 ecotype Zavitan chromosome 3B, WEW_v2.0, whole genome shotgun sequence genome contains the following:
- the LOC119280434 gene encoding putative invertase inhibitor, with the protein MRHWQALSCLALLLFILVSSSASTLDDTCKSVAARNKDISYNYCILFFQANNTSTTADKRGLVVIATKITRAEAANTHNRIDALMDSGTDKKVNVCLSECRVRYTIALNWLEAAAKGIESGNLQDAEVTLRGVILGIDTCEEGFRKLGIKSLLAAEDASFTAGCSIALTITSML; encoded by the coding sequence ATGAGGCACTGGCAAGCTCTCTCCTgtctcgccctcctcctcttcatcctcgtctCGTCCAGCGCTTCCACTTTAGATGACACATGCAAGTCCGTCGCCGCAAGAAACAAGGACATCTCCTACAACTactgcatcttgttcttccaggccAACAACACCAGCACCACCGCAGATAAGCGCGGCCTCGTCGTCATCGCCACAAAGATCACCCGAGCAGAGGCCGCAAACACCCACAACCGCATCGATGCCCTAATGGACTCAGGGACGGACAAGAAGGTCAACGTGTGCCTCTCCGAGTGTCGCGTGCGCTACACGATTGCACTGAACTGGCTCGAAGCCGCGGCGAAGGGCATCGAGTCAGGTAACTTGCAGGACGCGGAGGTGACCCTCAGAGGAGTGATATTGGGCATCGACACCTGCGAGGAAGGGTTCCGCAAGCTAGGCATCAAGTCGCTTCTGGCTGCCGAGGATGCCTCGTTCACTGCGGGCTGCTCCATCGCTCTCACTATAACGAGCATGCTGTAA